The Malus domestica chromosome 13, GDT2T_hap1 genome includes a window with the following:
- the LOC103452981 gene encoding serine/threonine-protein kinase PBL27-like produces MGGCFPCFGSSKNKEGSGGGGGVKEVTKKDSSVKEGSAAQSHRVTRVSSDKKSRNGSDPKKEPPIPKDGSTAHIAAQTFTFRELAAATKNFRPECLLGEGGFGHVYKGRLESTGQVVAVKQLDRNGLQGNREFLVEVLMLSLLHHPNLVNLIGYCADGDQRLLVYEFMPLGSLEDHLHDLPSDKEPLDWNTRMKIAAGAAKGLEYLHDRANPPVIYRDLKSSNILLDEGFHPKLSDFGLAKLGPVGDKTHVSTRVMGTYGYCAPEYAMTGQLTLKSDVYSFGVVFLELITGRKAIDNTRGPGEHNLVAWARPLFKDRRKFPKMADPLLQGRYPMRGLYQALAVAAMCLQEQAATRPLIGDVVTALTYLASQTYDPNAATTPSNRGGSSTPRHRDERRNMGDGLDSPDEYVRGGRHGSPATHKNSPDFRRRDPNRDLNTGVELGRIETGTGSGRRWGLDGLERQESQRDSPQSAGRARETPRNRDLDRERAVAEAKVWGENWREKKRANAMGSFDGTNE; encoded by the exons ATGGGTGGGTGCTTTCCTTGTTTTGGGTCATCCAAAAACAAAGAGggcagtggtggtggtggtggtgtcaaGGAAGTGACCAAGAAGGACTCATCAGTTAAAGAAGGCTCAGCTGCTCAGTCTCACCGTGTTACAAGAGTTAGCTCTG ACAAAAAGTCTCGGAATGGTTCTGATCCCAAGAAGGAACCACCTATTCCAAAAGATGGCTCGACAGCACACATTGCTGCACAGACATTTACCTTCCGAGAGCTCGCAGCTGCAACGAAGAATTTTAGGCCAGAATGTTTGTTGGGTGAAGGTGGTTTTGGACATGTCTACAAAGGTCGCTTGGAGAGCACAGGACAG GTAGTTGCCGTGAAACAACTTGACCGGAATGGCCTTCAAGGAAATCGAGAGTTTTTGGTGGAGGTTCTTATGCTCAGCCTTCTGCATCACCCAAACCTTGTCAACTTGATAGGCTATTGCGCTGATGGGGATCAACGCCTCCTTGTTTATGAGTTTATGCCTTTGGGATCCTTGGAGGATCATTTACACG ATCTTCCATCAGACAAGGAGCCCCTGGACTGGAATACAAGAATGAAGATTGCAGCTGGTGCAGCTAAGGGTTTGGAATACTTGCATGATAGAGCAAACCCTCCCGTCATATACAGAGACTTGAAGTCGTCAAACATCCTTCTTGACGAGGGCTTTCACCCAAAGTTATCTGATTTTGGGCTTGCAAAACTAGGTCCCGTTGGTGACAAGACGCACGTGTCCACCCGTGTGATGGGAACATATGGCTACTGTGCTCCAGAATATGCTATGACTGGCCAACTCACTCTGAAGTCTGATGTCTACAGTTTTGGAGTCGTCTTCCTTGAACTTATTACAGGGAGAAAAGCCATTGATAATACCCGAGGTCCTGGAGAGCATAATCTTGTTGCATGG GCACGGCCACTTTTCAAGGATCGTAGGAAGTTCCCGAAAATGGCCGATCCACTATTGCAAGGCCGTTACCCAATGCGAGGGCTTTACCAAGCTCTTGCTGTTGCAGCCATGTGTTTGCAGGAACAAGCGGCTACAAGGCCTCTAATAGGGGATGTTGTGACTGCTCTCACGTACTTAGCCTCCCAAACATATGATCCAAATGCAGCCACTACTCCTAGCAACAGAGGTGGTTCATCTACTCCTAGGCACAGGGATGAACGAAGGAACATGGGAGATGGGCTAGATAGCCCAGATGAGTATGTACGTGGTGGGCGACATGGTTCTCCGGCTACGCATAAAAACTCACCTGATTTCAGAAGAAGAGACCCCAATAGGGACTTGAATACCGGCGTAGAATTAGGGAGGATTGAAACTGGCACTGGGTCTGGGAGAAGATGGGGTTTAGATGGGTTGGAACGACAAGAGTCTCAGAGAGACAGCCCACAAAGTGCTGGGAGAGCACGGGAAACTCCAAGAAACCGTGATCTAGATAGAGAACGTGCAGTTGCTGAGGCAAAGGTTTGGGGcgaaaattggagagaaaagAAGCGAGCAAATGCGATGGGTAGCTTTGACGGAACAAATGAGTGA
- the LOC103452980 gene encoding ISWI chromatin-remodeling complex ATPase CHR11: MARASKPQVSSDEALSNGSNSSDEEPINDQEEDEVDEEELEAVARPADSDDDEVAADENSPGSDDDVPVDENDDGLDGEEDDEANLSNAEIGKREKARLRDMQNMKRQKVQEILDAQNAAIEADMNNKGKGRLKYLLQQTELFAHFAKGDPSASQKKVKGKGRHASKITEEEEDEECLKEEEDGLAGAGTTRLLTQPSCIQGKMRDYQLAGLNWLIRLYENGINGILADEMGLGKTLQTISLLGYLHEFRGITGPHMVVAPKSTLGNWMNEIRRFCPILRAVKFLGNPDERKHIREDLLVAGNFDVCVTSFEMAIKEKTCLRRFSWRYIIIDEAHRIKNENSLLSKTMRLYNTNFRLLITGTPLQNNLHELWSLLNFLLPEIFSSAETFDEWFQISGENDQQEVVQQLHKVLRPFLLRRLKSDVEKGLPPKKETILKVGMSQMQKQYYRALLQKDLEVVNAGGERKRLLNIAMQLRKCCNHPYLFQGAEPGPPYTTGDHLITNAGKMVLLDKLLPKLKERDSRVLIFSQMTRLLDILEDYLMLRGYLYCRIDGNTGGEDRDASIDAFNKPGSEKFVFLLSTRAGGLGINLATADVVILYDSDWNPQVDLQAQDRAHRIGQKKEVQVFRFCTEYTIEEKVIERAYKKLALDALVIQQGRLAEQKTVNKDELLQMVRFGAEMVFSSKDSTITDEDIDRIIAKGEETTAELDAKMKKFTEDAIKFKMDDTAELYDFDDEKDDKLDFKKIVSDNWIEPPKRERKRNYSESEYFKQTMRQGAPAKPKEPRIPRMPQLHDFQFFNTQRLNELYEKEVRFLMQTHQKNQLKDTIEVEEPEEVGDPLTAEEVEEKESLLEEGFSTWSRRDFNTFIRGCEKYGRNDIKSIAAEMEGKTEEEVERYAKVFKERYKELNDYDRIIKNIERGEARISRKDEIMKAIGKKLDRYKNPWLELKIQYGQNKGKLYNEECDRFMICMVHKLGYGNWDELKAEFRTSPLFRFDWFVKSRTTQELARRCDTLIRLVEKENQEYDERERQARKEKKLAKSMTPSKRALGRQPTESPNTGKKRKQLTMDDYVSSGKRRK, translated from the exons ATGGCGAGAGCTTCGAAGCCTCAGGTTTCGTCCGACGAAGCCCTATCCAACGGCTCCAATTCGTCCGACGAAGAGCCGATCAACGACCAGGAGGAGGACGAGGTCGATGAGGAGGAGCTCGAAGCCGTGGCTCGCCCCGCTGACTCCGACGACGACGAGGTCGCCGCCGACGAGAACTCCCCTGGCTCCGACGATGACGTGCCGGTCGATGAGAACGATGATGGTTTGGATGGAGAAGAG GATGATGAAGCTAATTTAAGTAATGCTGAAATTGGAAAACGTGAGAAGGCGAGGCTCAGAGACATGCAAAATATGAAGAGACAAAAGGTTCAGGAAATATTGGATGCACAAAATGCAGCCATTGAGGCTGACATG AACAATAAGGGGAAGGGACGGTTGAAGTATCTTCTGCAGCAAACAGAGTTATTTGCCCATTTTGCTAAAGGTGACCCATCTGCATCTCAGAAGAAAGTGAAGGGAAA AGGTCGCCATGCTTCCAAAATAActgaagaggaagaggatgaaGAATGCCttaaggaggaagaagatggttTGGCTGGGGCTGGAACCACACGGCTTTTGACACAACCTTCTT GTATTCAGGGGAAGATGAGGGATTACCAACTGGCTGGATTGAACTGGCTCATACGACTCTATGAAAATGGTATAAATGGAATCCTTGCAGATGAAATG GGGCTTGGTAAAACATTGCAAACCATCTCCTTATTGGGATACCTGCATGAGTTTAGAGGAATAACTGGCCCTCATATGGTAGTTGCTCCAAAGTCTACTCTTGGAAACTGGATGAATGAGATTCGGCGTTTCTGCCCCATCTTGCGTGCTGTGAAGTTTCTTGGTAATCCTGATGAAAGA AAGCATATACGTGAGGACCTGCTGGTTGCCGGGAATTTTGATGTATGTGTTACAAGTTTTGAAATGGCCATCAAAGAGAAGACCTGCTTACGCCGTTTTAGCTGGCGTTATATAATAATTGATGAAGCTCATCGTATCAAGAATGAGAATTCACTGCTTTCAAAAACAATGAGGCTGTATAATACTAACTTCCGCCTCCTAATTACGGGTACACCACTTCAG AATAATCTTCACGAACTATGGTCTCTGCTTAACTTTCTCCTGCCAGAGATATTTAGTTCTGCTGAAACTTTTGATGAATGGTTTCAAATATCTGGTGAGAACGACCAGCAAGAGGTTGTTCAACAGCTTCACAAG GTCCTCCGGCCATTTCTTCTTAGAAGGTTGAAGTCAGATGTTGAGAAAGGTTTGCCTCCgaaaaaagaaacaatactCAAAGTAGGCATGTCACAAATGCAGAAACAGTACTACAGGGCTTTATTACAAAAAGATCTTGAAGTTGTTAATGCTGGTGGAGAACGTAAGCGCCTTCTGAACATAGCAATGCAGCTTCGTAAGTGCTGTAATcatccttatctttttcaaggTGCTGAGCCCGGGCCTCCTTATACGACTGGAGACCATCTCATCACAAATGCTG GTAAAATGGTTCTTTTGGATAAGTTGCTTCCAAAGTTAAAGGAGCGTGATTCTAGGGTCCTAATATTTTCACAG ATGACTAGGCTGCTAGATATCCTGGAAGATTATTTAATGTTACGGGGGTACCTGTATTGTCGGATTGATGGCAATACTGGTGGAGAAGATCGTGATGCTTCTATTGATGCCTTCAACAAGCCTGGAAGTGAGAAATTTGTATTTTTGCTATCAACCAGAGCTGGAGGACTTGGTATTAATCTTGCCACTGCAGATGTTGTCATCCTTTATGACAGTGATTG GAACCCTCAAGTTGATTTGCAAGCACAAGATCGTGCTCACAGGAttggtcaaaagaaagaagTTCAAGTGTTCCGGTTCTGCACCGAG TATACTATTGAAGAAAAAGTTATTGAGAGGGCTTATAAAAAGCTTGCTCTTGATGCTTTGGTGATTCAACAAGGGCGCTTAGCAGAGCAAAAAA CTGTTAATAAAGATGAGTTACTTCAAATGGTGAGGTTTGGTGCTGAAATGGTCTTCAGTTCCAAGGATAGCACCATTACAGATGAGGACATAGATAGGATTATTGCTAAAGGAGAAGAGACAACTGCTGAGCTTGATGcaaagatgaagaaatttacTGAAGATGCTATCAAATTTAAGATGGATGATA CTGCTGAATTGTATGACTTTGATGATGAAAAG GATGACAAGCTTGATTTCAAGAAAATTGTTAGCGATAACTGGATTGAACCACCAAAAAGAGAGCGGAAGCGCAA TTACTCAGAGTCCGAATACTTTAAGCAAACAATGCGCCAAGGTGCTCCAGCAAAACCGAAAGAGCCTCGAATTCCACGCATGCCTCAATT ACATGATTTCCAATTTTTCAACACACAGAGGTTGAATGAGCTGTATGAGAAGGAAGTACGGTTCCTCATG CAAACTCATCAGAAGAATCAGTTGAAAGATACAATAGAGGTGGAGGAACCAGAAG AAGTTGGAGATCCTTTGACTGCTGAGGAGGTGGAAGAAAAGGAAAGCCTGTTAGAAGAG GGTTTCTCTACTTGGAGTAGAAGAGATTTTAATACCTTCATTAGGGGCTGTGAGAAGTATGGCCGTAATGACATAAAAAGCATTGCTGCTGAGATGGAAGGGAAAACAGAGGAGGAAGTTGAAAGATACGCAAAGGTTTTTAAAGAAAGATACAAGGAGTTAAATG ATTATGACAGGATCATTAAGAACATTGAAAGAGGTGAGGCCAGAATTTCCCGCAAAGATGAGATCATGAAAGCCATTGGGAAGAAGTTGGATCGTTACAAGAATCCATGGCTGGAATTGAAAATCCAGTATGGTCAAAACAAGGGGAAGTTGTACAATGAAGAATGCGATCGTTTCATG ATATGCATGGTTCACAAACTTGGGTATGGGAATTGGGACGAATTGAAGGCAGAATTCCGCACATCACCCTTGTTTCGTTTTGATTGGTTTGTGAAGTCTCGCACAACTCAGGAACTTGCTAGGAGGTGTGATACATTAATTAGATTGGTGGAGAAAGAGAACCAAGAATACGATGAGAGGGAGAGACAGGCCCGCAAAGAGAAGAAGCTTGCTAAG AGCATGACACCATCAAAGCGGGCCTTGGGTAGACAGCCAACTGAGAGCCCAAATACTGGAAAGAAGAGGAAGCAATTAACCATGGATGATTATGTCAGCTCG GGAAAAAGGAGGAAATGA